One Pogoniulus pusillus isolate bPogPus1 chromosome 22, bPogPus1.pri, whole genome shotgun sequence DNA segment encodes these proteins:
- the FBXO38 gene encoding F-box only protein 38 isoform X1, translated as MGPRRKNVKPCSVSREGSESAKAEEPKDYMNQLSHEVLCHIFRYLPLQDIMCMECLSRKLKEAVTLYLRVVKVVDLCAGRWWEYMPTGFTDSSFLTLLRKMPDIEQLYGLHPRYLERRRVRGHEAFSIPGVLEALQACPNLLGVETSHLELVEAIWTYMPQVHILGKFRNRNGAFPIPPENKLKIPVGAKIQTLHLVGVNVPEIPCIPMLRHLYLKWVRLTKPQPFKDFLCISLRAFVMRNCAGPTNSLKYVPLVTGLASARNLEHLELVRVPFLGGLIQHVVEDSWRSGGFRNLHTIVLGACKNALEVDLGYLIITAARRLHEVRIQPSLTKDGVFSALKMAELEFPQFETLHLGYVDEFLLQCKMTNGDLVKCGLADVVENPGIITDIGMKAVNEVFSCIKYLVIYNCPHLHNPNNWITDHSRWTRLVDLTLVRCHAIKLDSFSQFIELLPSLEFISLDQMFREPPKGCARVGLSAGTGIGVSSALVSNQNSNNDNDNNNNHQNNNNPNIHHNNHQQPNDQNEENELRQDGQAEEQQIAAEALNEMEEVAQEDGMAAGQGPNELPAHSQAVVTMDIDEEQAGPSGIQPVVKAAPITVHDSDSEDEEENMGTSRACIPSSIAQNYSDGEEKIRDPVEPREPSVSGKGKTPLRKRCSASQVSQTKQLHNEESSCEKGCQVTSEQIKADMKAASDMPERNKSKDSYPGCSNASGSTGTSSSCDAVSSSPDCAQTANSHSAGTSPATEDESRQCVCLPCKSEGSSERETEESSVCSRCSCYKPRDTQQRTSGCCDGDCPSTSGACRSGPNSTGSDFALRTLPNCRPPGETSDERTSGNACGPASEESTGSQRRSCEVEDKEEYPRRPLTRARSRLSRVPLVSESEVAKPKPRQTTKRKRTADKSTSTSDPVIEDDHVQVLTLKSKNLVGITLTNCGITDLVLKDCPKMMFIHATRCRVLKHLKVENAPVVNRFDYAQCKKLNMDQILDQILRMPPERNRIIYLRPMQQVDTLTLEQKIFSGPYPYHICIIHEFSNPPNVRNKVRVRSWMDTIANINQELIKYEFFPEATRTEEDLKKHTKYPWGRDIYTLEGIVDGAPYSMITDFPWLRSLRTAEPNSYARYDFEDDERTTIYAPRRKGQLSADICMETIGEEISELRQMKKGVFQRVVAIFIHYCDVNGEPVEDDYI; from the exons ATGGGTCCCCGGCGGAAAAATGTGAAACCATGCTCAGTGAGCAGGGAAGGCTCTGAGTCTGCCAAAGCTGAGGAACCAAAAGATTACATGAACCAACTCTCTCATGAAGTGCTTTGCCACATTTTTAG GTACCTTCCCTTACAGGATATCATGTGCATGGAATGCCTGTCCCGGAAGCTGAAGGAAGCAGTGACTCTGTATCTGCGAGTAGTGAAGGTTGTGGATCTCTGTGCAGGCCGTTGGTGGGAATACATGCCCACTG GTTTCACTGATTCCAGCTTCCTAACACTGCTGAGGAAGATGCCAGACATTGAACAACTTTATGGTCTTCATCCCAGGTATCTTGAAAGACGCAGAGTCCGTGGCCATGAAGCTTTCAGCATTCCTGGAGTTTTAGAGGCTTTGCAGGCCTGTCCAAATCTGCTG GGTGTTGAGACCTCTCATTTGGAACTGGTGGAAGCTATTTGGACATACATGCCACAAGTTCACATTTTAGGGAAGTTTCGTAATCGTAATGGTGCTTTTCCAATTCCTCCTGAAAACAAGCTGAAAATTCCTGTAGGAGCCAAAATCCAGACTTTGCACTTAGTAG GGGTGAATGTCCCTGAGATTCCTTGTATCCCAATGCTGAGGCACCTTTATTTGAAGTGGGTGAGGCTCACCAAACCACAGCCTTTTAAAGATTTCCTTTGTATCAGCTTACGCGCTTTTGTCATGAGGAACTGTGCCG GACCCACAAATTCTTTGAAGTATGTTCCCCTAGTGACGGGTCTGGCTTCTGCTCGAAATTTGGAGCATTTAGAACTGGTTCGTGTTCCATTTCTGGGAGGACTTATCCAGCATGTGGTAGAAGATAGCTGGAGATCAG GTGGGTTTAGAAATTTGCACACTATAGTTCTGGGAGCTTGCAAGAATGCACTTGAAGTGGATCTTGGCTACCTCATCATAACTGCTGCACGAAG GTTGCATGAAGTGCGGATCCAGCCTTCCTTAACCAAAGATGGTGTTTTTTCTGCTTTGAAGATGGCTGAACTGGAATTTCCACAGTTTGAAACTCTTCATCTGGGATATGTTGACGAGTTTTTACTACAGT GTAAAATGACGAATGGAGACTTGGTGAAGTGTGGCTTGGCTGATGTGGTTGAAAATCCAGGAATTATTACAGATATTGGTATGAAAGCTGTAAATGAAGTTTTTTCTTGCATCAAGTATCTGGTCATTTACAACTGCCCACATCTACATAACCCAAATAATTGGATCACAG ATCATTCAAGGTGGACACGCCTGGTCGACCTCACGCTGGTGCGATGCCACGCGATAAAGCTAGATTCTTTTAGTCAGTTCATTGAGTTACTGCCAAGCTTAGAATTTATTTCTCTGGATCAGATGTTCCGTGAACCTCCTAAG gGGTGTGCTCGTGTGGGCCTTAGTGCAGGTACAGGGATTGGTGTCTCCTCTGCCCTAGTCAGCAATCAGAACTCTAACAATGACAATGACAACAACAATAACCACCAGAATAACAATAATCCAAACATCCACCACAACAATCACCAGCAGCCAAATGACCAGAACGAGGAGAATGAACTGCGGCAGGATGGTcaagctgaagagcagcagattGCAGCTGAGG CACTGAATGAAATGGAGGAGGTAGCACAGGAAGATGGGATGGCTGCTGGACAGGGCCCAAATGAGCTTccagctcacagccaggctgttgTTACTATGGACATCGATGAAGAGCAAGCAG GACCAAGTGGCATTCAGCCTGTTGTGAAAGCAGCACCTATTACTGTCCATGATTCAGACagtgaggatgaggaagaaaacaTGGGGACGTCAAGAGCTTGTATCCCGAGCAGCATTGCACAGAATTACtcagatggagaagagaaaatcaGAGATCCAGTGGAACCAAGAGAACCTTCAG TGAGCGGTAAAGGCAAGACACCCCTGAGGAAGAGATGCAGTGCTAGCCAAGTGAGCCAGACAAAGCAGCTCCATAATGAGGAAAGCAGCTGTGAGAAAGGCTGTCAAGTAACAAGTGAGCAGATTAAAGCAGACATGAAAGCAGCAAGTGACATGCCTGAAAGGAATAAAAGCAAAGATTCTTATCCAGGTTGCAGTAATGCTTCAGGATCAACGGGAACATCCAGCTCCTGCGATGCCGTTTCTTCTAGCCCAGACTGTGCACAGACAGCTAATAGCCACTCTGCTGGCACCAGTCCAGCAACTGAAGATGAATCCAGGCAGTGTGTCTGCTTGCCTTGTAAAAGTGAAGGCTCCAGTGAGAGAGAGACTGAGGAGAGCTCTGTTTGTTCCAGGTGTTCCTGCTACAAGCCACGGGACACACAACAGAGGACTAGTGGGTGTTGTGATGGGGACTGCCCATCCACAAGTGGAGCCTGCAGGAGTGGACCAAATAGCACAGGGTCAGACTTTGCACTTAGAACTCTACCAAACTGTAGGCCTCCAGGAGAAACAAGTGATGAGAGGACTAGTGGGAATGCCTGTGGGCCTGCCAGCGAGGAGAGCACGGGTTCACAGCGAAGAAGCTGTGAGGTGGAGGATAAAGAAGAGTATCCGCGCCGACCGCTTACAAGAGCTAGGAGCAGGCTGTCCCGTGTCCCTCTGGTGTCAGAGTCAG AGGTGGCTAAGCCAAAGCCACGGCAGACCACAAAGCGGAAAAGGACAGCTGACAAGTCCACAAGTACAAGTGACCCAGTTATTGAAGATGATCATGTTCAA GTATTGACTTTGAAATCCAAAAACCTTGTTGGAATCACCTTGACCAATTGTGGCATAACAGATTTGGTACTGAAAGACTGCCCTAAAATGATGTTCATACATG CTACCAGATGCCGTGTATTGAAACACTTAAAAGTAGAAAATGCACCAGTCGTCAATCGGTTTGACTATGCCCAGTGCAAGAAGTTAAACATGGATCAGATTCTGGATCAGATTCTCAGGATGCCACCAGAAAGAAACCGGATAATTTATCTTCGTCCAATGCAGCAG GTTGACACTTTGACTCTTGAGCAGAAGATATTTAGTGGCCCTTATCCGTACCACATTTGCATAATTCATGAATTCAGTAACCCACCTAATGTGCGCAACAAGGTGCGCGTTCGGAGCTGGATGGACACCATAGCAAATATCAACCA aGAGCTTATTAAATACGAGTTCTTTCCTGAAGCTACACGAACTGAGGAAGATCTGAAGAAACACACTAAGTACCCTTGGGGACGAGATATTTACACTTTAGAAG GCATTGTGGATGGTGCCCCTTACTCCATGATTACTGACTTCCCATGGTTG
- the FBXO38 gene encoding F-box only protein 38 isoform X2 translates to MPVPEAEGSSDSVSASSEGCGSLCRPLVGIHAHWYLERRRVRGHEAFSIPGVLEALQACPNLLGVETSHLELVEAIWTYMPQVHILGKFRNRNGAFPIPPENKLKIPVGAKIQTLHLVGVNVPEIPCIPMLRHLYLKWVRLTKPQPFKDFLCISLRAFVMRNCAGPTNSLKYVPLVTGLASARNLEHLELVRVPFLGGLIQHVVEDSWRSGGFRNLHTIVLGACKNALEVDLGYLIITAARRLHEVRIQPSLTKDGVFSALKMAELEFPQFETLHLGYVDEFLLQCKMTNGDLVKCGLADVVENPGIITDIGMKAVNEVFSCIKYLVIYNCPHLHNPNNWITDHSRWTRLVDLTLVRCHAIKLDSFSQFIELLPSLEFISLDQMFREPPKGCARVGLSAGTGIGVSSALVSNQNSNNDNDNNNNHQNNNNPNIHHNNHQQPNDQNEENELRQDGQAEEQQIAAEALNEMEEVAQEDGMAAGQGPNELPAHSQAVVTMDIDEEQAGPSGIQPVVKAAPITVHDSDSEDEEENMGTSRACIPSSIAQNYSDGEEKIRDPVEPREPSVSGKGKTPLRKRCSASQVSQTKQLHNEESSCEKGCQVTSEQIKADMKAASDMPERNKSKDSYPGCSNASGSTGTSSSCDAVSSSPDCAQTANSHSAGTSPATEDESRQCVCLPCKSEGSSERETEESSVCSRCSCYKPRDTQQRTSGCCDGDCPSTSGACRSGPNSTGSDFALRTLPNCRPPGETSDERTSGNACGPASEESTGSQRRSCEVEDKEEYPRRPLTRARSRLSRVPLVSESEVAKPKPRQTTKRKRTADKSTSTSDPVIEDDHVQVLTLKSKNLVGITLTNCGITDLVLKDCPKMMFIHATRCRVLKHLKVENAPVVNRFDYAQCKKLNMDQILDQILRMPPERNRIIYLRPMQQVDTLTLEQKIFSGPYPYHICIIHEFSNPPNVRNKVRVRSWMDTIANINQELIKYEFFPEATRTEEDLKKHTKYPWGRDIYTLEGIVDGAPYSMITDFPWLRSLRTAEPNSYARYDFEDDERTTIYAPRRKGQLSADICMETIGEEISELRQMKKGVFQRVVAIFIHYCDVNGEPVEDDYI, encoded by the exons ATGCCTGTCCCGGAAGCTGAAGGAAGCAGTGACTCTGTATCTGCGAGTAGTGAAGGTTGTGGATCTCTGTGCAGGCCGTTGGTGGGAATACATGCCCACTG GTATCTTGAAAGACGCAGAGTCCGTGGCCATGAAGCTTTCAGCATTCCTGGAGTTTTAGAGGCTTTGCAGGCCTGTCCAAATCTGCTG GGTGTTGAGACCTCTCATTTGGAACTGGTGGAAGCTATTTGGACATACATGCCACAAGTTCACATTTTAGGGAAGTTTCGTAATCGTAATGGTGCTTTTCCAATTCCTCCTGAAAACAAGCTGAAAATTCCTGTAGGAGCCAAAATCCAGACTTTGCACTTAGTAG GGGTGAATGTCCCTGAGATTCCTTGTATCCCAATGCTGAGGCACCTTTATTTGAAGTGGGTGAGGCTCACCAAACCACAGCCTTTTAAAGATTTCCTTTGTATCAGCTTACGCGCTTTTGTCATGAGGAACTGTGCCG GACCCACAAATTCTTTGAAGTATGTTCCCCTAGTGACGGGTCTGGCTTCTGCTCGAAATTTGGAGCATTTAGAACTGGTTCGTGTTCCATTTCTGGGAGGACTTATCCAGCATGTGGTAGAAGATAGCTGGAGATCAG GTGGGTTTAGAAATTTGCACACTATAGTTCTGGGAGCTTGCAAGAATGCACTTGAAGTGGATCTTGGCTACCTCATCATAACTGCTGCACGAAG GTTGCATGAAGTGCGGATCCAGCCTTCCTTAACCAAAGATGGTGTTTTTTCTGCTTTGAAGATGGCTGAACTGGAATTTCCACAGTTTGAAACTCTTCATCTGGGATATGTTGACGAGTTTTTACTACAGT GTAAAATGACGAATGGAGACTTGGTGAAGTGTGGCTTGGCTGATGTGGTTGAAAATCCAGGAATTATTACAGATATTGGTATGAAAGCTGTAAATGAAGTTTTTTCTTGCATCAAGTATCTGGTCATTTACAACTGCCCACATCTACATAACCCAAATAATTGGATCACAG ATCATTCAAGGTGGACACGCCTGGTCGACCTCACGCTGGTGCGATGCCACGCGATAAAGCTAGATTCTTTTAGTCAGTTCATTGAGTTACTGCCAAGCTTAGAATTTATTTCTCTGGATCAGATGTTCCGTGAACCTCCTAAG gGGTGTGCTCGTGTGGGCCTTAGTGCAGGTACAGGGATTGGTGTCTCCTCTGCCCTAGTCAGCAATCAGAACTCTAACAATGACAATGACAACAACAATAACCACCAGAATAACAATAATCCAAACATCCACCACAACAATCACCAGCAGCCAAATGACCAGAACGAGGAGAATGAACTGCGGCAGGATGGTcaagctgaagagcagcagattGCAGCTGAGG CACTGAATGAAATGGAGGAGGTAGCACAGGAAGATGGGATGGCTGCTGGACAGGGCCCAAATGAGCTTccagctcacagccaggctgttgTTACTATGGACATCGATGAAGAGCAAGCAG GACCAAGTGGCATTCAGCCTGTTGTGAAAGCAGCACCTATTACTGTCCATGATTCAGACagtgaggatgaggaagaaaacaTGGGGACGTCAAGAGCTTGTATCCCGAGCAGCATTGCACAGAATTACtcagatggagaagagaaaatcaGAGATCCAGTGGAACCAAGAGAACCTTCAG TGAGCGGTAAAGGCAAGACACCCCTGAGGAAGAGATGCAGTGCTAGCCAAGTGAGCCAGACAAAGCAGCTCCATAATGAGGAAAGCAGCTGTGAGAAAGGCTGTCAAGTAACAAGTGAGCAGATTAAAGCAGACATGAAAGCAGCAAGTGACATGCCTGAAAGGAATAAAAGCAAAGATTCTTATCCAGGTTGCAGTAATGCTTCAGGATCAACGGGAACATCCAGCTCCTGCGATGCCGTTTCTTCTAGCCCAGACTGTGCACAGACAGCTAATAGCCACTCTGCTGGCACCAGTCCAGCAACTGAAGATGAATCCAGGCAGTGTGTCTGCTTGCCTTGTAAAAGTGAAGGCTCCAGTGAGAGAGAGACTGAGGAGAGCTCTGTTTGTTCCAGGTGTTCCTGCTACAAGCCACGGGACACACAACAGAGGACTAGTGGGTGTTGTGATGGGGACTGCCCATCCACAAGTGGAGCCTGCAGGAGTGGACCAAATAGCACAGGGTCAGACTTTGCACTTAGAACTCTACCAAACTGTAGGCCTCCAGGAGAAACAAGTGATGAGAGGACTAGTGGGAATGCCTGTGGGCCTGCCAGCGAGGAGAGCACGGGTTCACAGCGAAGAAGCTGTGAGGTGGAGGATAAAGAAGAGTATCCGCGCCGACCGCTTACAAGAGCTAGGAGCAGGCTGTCCCGTGTCCCTCTGGTGTCAGAGTCAG AGGTGGCTAAGCCAAAGCCACGGCAGACCACAAAGCGGAAAAGGACAGCTGACAAGTCCACAAGTACAAGTGACCCAGTTATTGAAGATGATCATGTTCAA GTATTGACTTTGAAATCCAAAAACCTTGTTGGAATCACCTTGACCAATTGTGGCATAACAGATTTGGTACTGAAAGACTGCCCTAAAATGATGTTCATACATG CTACCAGATGCCGTGTATTGAAACACTTAAAAGTAGAAAATGCACCAGTCGTCAATCGGTTTGACTATGCCCAGTGCAAGAAGTTAAACATGGATCAGATTCTGGATCAGATTCTCAGGATGCCACCAGAAAGAAACCGGATAATTTATCTTCGTCCAATGCAGCAG GTTGACACTTTGACTCTTGAGCAGAAGATATTTAGTGGCCCTTATCCGTACCACATTTGCATAATTCATGAATTCAGTAACCCACCTAATGTGCGCAACAAGGTGCGCGTTCGGAGCTGGATGGACACCATAGCAAATATCAACCA aGAGCTTATTAAATACGAGTTCTTTCCTGAAGCTACACGAACTGAGGAAGATCTGAAGAAACACACTAAGTACCCTTGGGGACGAGATATTTACACTTTAGAAG GCATTGTGGATGGTGCCCCTTACTCCATGATTACTGACTTCCCATGGTTG